ACCAGACTGTCGCCGGGTTTTTCGGCAGCGGTTGTAGAGGCCGGCTTTACCGGAACTTCCTGGGCCGAAGCCCCGAATATCCCGATTGTTAGGAAAATTGCTGATAAAACGATATGGAATAAGTTCGTACGCAACGTTGTTAATGCTATTTTTGTAAAAATGCGGCCTGTTTTTTGAAGTGTCAAACTTACAATAATTTTGTCAATTAACCATTAAATGTAATTATAACGCAAGCAGGGCATTATGAATACCGCTATGACAACAAATAACAGATTAAAACTGGCTTTCCTTGTATTTATTGCATGCATGGGAACGGTTTTCGCGCAGGGCAACTCAAAGTTCACGGTAGTGCTGGATGCAGGGCATGGCTCCCAGGACACCGGTGCGTCCTACCATGGCTTTAAAGAAAAGGATGTTACGCTCAGCGTTGTGCTCAAGACGGGAAAACTGCTGGAAAAAGAAGGAGTAAAGGTGATCTATACCCGTAAAACAGATGTGTTCATAGAGCTTGACGAGCGCTGCAATATAGCCAACAAGGCTGAAGCCGACCTTTTTGTGTCCATCCATTGCAACAGCGAGACAAAAAAAACTGCCTCTGGTGCGGAGACCTATGTTATGGGTACTGCCAAAAATGCCTCACACCTCGAAGTGGCAAAAAAAGAGAACTCAGTTATCAATTTTGAATCCGATAAAACACGATATGAAGGCTTTGACCCTAATAAGCCGGAAACGATCATTGGCCTCACGCTGTTAAACGAGCAGTCGGCATTCCAGAGCATCGACCTTGCCATAAAGATCCAGGACGGATTCAGGAAGAGCCTCAGGAGGAAAGACAGGGGCGTAAAGCAGGCCCCGTTTTGGGTACTGCACAGGACAGCCATGCCAAGCATACTTATAGAGTTGGGCTTTATTTCGTATAAGCCCGAGGGCGAATACCTCACGTCGGATGCGGGGCAGGACGAAATAGCCGAAGCCATCACGAAATCTATTATGGATTATAAAAAGGAATATTTTATTGCAGGTGATGTAAGCTATACCGAAACCCGTAATGACGATACCCCAAAATCGGCTCCCAAAGCAGTTTCGGTCCCAAAATCAGTAGAAGCTCCCAAAATGATTTCAGCCCCAAAAAAGGGAGAGAGCTTTAAAATACAGATCGCCACAGGGGGTAAGGATCTCGCATTGAAGCCTTCTAATTTTAAAGGCCTTAAAAATGTAACCAAAGACAAAAGCGCATCAACGATACGGTATTTTTACGGGGAGACCACAGACCGGGAAAAAGCTGGTAAACTTTTAGCGGAAGCAAAAGCAAAAGGATATAAGGATGCTTTTATTGTGGCTTTTTAAAGCTAAAATATTGGCAGCAATTACAGAGGGGCTTATTCGCTGTCTTTCAGAAGTTGCCTTCAAAATAAGGTGTAATGGCTATTACTCATACGAAATTTACTTATAAAACAGTCTTAAATTAGTTTGCGACAAATTTGATTAATACTATTTTTGTAAAAAAATAGCTTAATTTTAAAGGAGATCAACGTTTTTATCAAAAATCGGCTATTAATGTATAACACGATCAGGAAAATGGATATTGCAATGACAGGGAACAGGAGACTAAAACTGACTTTTTTTACATTTATTTTATGCTGGGGCGCTGCTTTTGCGCAGGGCAACTCAAAATTCAGGGTTGTGCTGGACCCGGGACACGGCGCAAAGGACTACGGCGCTGTTTACCACGGTTTCATCGAAAAGAACATCGCGCTTAATGTTGCCCTTAAAGTAGGTAAAATTTTGGAAAAAGATCCCGGCGTCCAGGTGATCTATACGCGTAAGACCGATGTTTTCATTGAGTTGGGCGAACGCTGCAATATTGCCAACAGGGCAGATGCCAATGTGTTCGTTTCGATACACTGCAATGGCGAAAGCAAGAAAACGGCTTATGGCACCGAGGCTTTTGTCATCGGTACGACTAAGAACGCATCCAACCTTGAAGTGGCTAAAAAGGAGAATGCCGTTATCAGCCTTGAGGACGATTACAAGGTGAAATATGCCGGCTACGACCCGAACAGGCCTGAAAGCATGATCGGGCTTATGCTCCAGCAGGAAGAATACATCAACCAGAGTATCGACCTTGCCAGTAAGGTGGAGGAGAATTTTACTGATGACCTTAAAAGAAAAAAGAGGGGAGTAAAGCAGGCTCCGTTTCTCGTTTTGCATAAAACAGCCATGCCCAGCATACTTATAGAGCTTGGCTTCCTTTCCTACCAGCCGGAAGGTGAATACCTCAATTCTGAGGCGGGGCAGGATGAGCTTGCTGAGTCTATAGCAAAGGCGATACTTTCATACAAAAAAGAATATTTTATTCCGGGTACTGTCGATTATAAAGAGCCTGCCGTAGCTGACGAACCGAAAACCACACCTAAAACAGAGAAGCCTGTATCAAAACCTGCTGCCGAGAAACCTGTAGCTAAGCCTGTGGCAGACAATGCGACTGCATCTTCAACAAAAGGGCAAAGCTTCAGGGTGCAGATCGCTGCCAGCGGCAATGACCTTGAGACCGTGCCTTCAAACTTCAAGGGGCTGGGGAACATTACAAAAGAAAAGAGCGCCTCAGTCATAAAATATTTTTATGGTGAAACTACCGATCGCGAGCAAGCCAAAACGCTGTTGGCAGAAGCTAAAGCGAAAGGGTATACGTCAGCATTCATAGCTACATTTAAAGACGGTAAAAAAGTCAATTAGATGCCACATACAAAGCGATAAAGGGT
Above is a genomic segment from Flavobacterium album containing:
- a CDS encoding N-acetylmuramoyl-L-alanine amidase family protein — protein: MTTNNRLKLAFLVFIACMGTVFAQGNSKFTVVLDAGHGSQDTGASYHGFKEKDVTLSVVLKTGKLLEKEGVKVIYTRKTDVFIELDERCNIANKAEADLFVSIHCNSETKKTASGAETYVMGTAKNASHLEVAKKENSVINFESDKTRYEGFDPNKPETIIGLTLLNEQSAFQSIDLAIKIQDGFRKSLRRKDRGVKQAPFWVLHRTAMPSILIELGFISYKPEGEYLTSDAGQDEIAEAITKSIMDYKKEYFIAGDVSYTETRNDDTPKSAPKAVSVPKSVEAPKMISAPKKGESFKIQIATGGKDLALKPSNFKGLKNVTKDKSASTIRYFYGETTDREKAGKLLAEAKAKGYKDAFIVAF
- a CDS encoding N-acetylmuramoyl-L-alanine amidase is translated as MYNTIRKMDIAMTGNRRLKLTFFTFILCWGAAFAQGNSKFRVVLDPGHGAKDYGAVYHGFIEKNIALNVALKVGKILEKDPGVQVIYTRKTDVFIELGERCNIANRADANVFVSIHCNGESKKTAYGTEAFVIGTTKNASNLEVAKKENAVISLEDDYKVKYAGYDPNRPESMIGLMLQQEEYINQSIDLASKVEENFTDDLKRKKRGVKQAPFLVLHKTAMPSILIELGFLSYQPEGEYLNSEAGQDELAESIAKAILSYKKEYFIPGTVDYKEPAVADEPKTTPKTEKPVSKPAAEKPVAKPVADNATASSTKGQSFRVQIAASGNDLETVPSNFKGLGNITKEKSASVIKYFYGETTDREQAKTLLAEAKAKGYTSAFIATFKDGKKVN